The Saccharomyces eubayanus strain FM1318 chromosome I, whole genome shotgun sequence sequence acttgTCTACATAAGCTCTCCAACCACTATGGCCCATTCTCACTCTGCGAGCtgtccatttctttttcagatTATCTAGGGAGTTATTGGGAAATAGTTTCGTTATCTCGTCCCACCCTATTTCGTTTTTAATACTTTTAGTAATAACAACAGCCCTGATTAGGGCCTGAACACCTTCTTTAGTGCCGGCGTGATATATGGTCTTGATTACCTTATTGGTTACAGTGACCAATGGCGTTTTTCTCGCTGATAACTTTCTGTCTTTGCTTTTACGGTTATCATCTGATGCAATGGCTAACGTACCTCTCTTAGGAGCAGCAGCCTCGTTTATAACATTAGATTtagcatttttttggcgGTTCTGGAACTTCCGAATCCTCTCAACTGACTTCTTACCTCTATGgaatctatttttttctgtttggtcgaaaaagtatatatcTGTATCATGGATAACATCAGTAAAGGTTGCTTTTTTGCTATCTTTCTCCCTCAAAATATAGCTTTGAATAACATCCTCTCCAATGCTAGGCAGAAAAATAATTCTTCGCCCTGATATTGGCTCTGTTCTTGCACCtaatttattattttctacCATTAAATCGACATCTCCTCGGACAGTCTTTTTATCTAACGTGGTTGGAGAACCCATATATTTGGAAACGCCTTCGTAAAATTGCTCCCTCAAATACGCGACCCCACCGATTGCATCCATCACTTTCAAGATGGCTCTCTGCCTTTGCAGCGAACGCAAAGAACCGGCTGAAAAGCCGCCGAAATTGACCACCTTGCCTTTTATAAAGCCCTTTCTGTTAGAGCTTGAATCATCTTCAGTACCTGTCACGTCATGCTTGGTGCCGAGATGCTGCTCGATCTTGATTCTTTTGGGTGCCGAAACcttgttgctgttttcAGCAACAGCATTATTAGTATTTTCCTTAACCTGTCTCTTACGCTTATTCTTATTcggaatttttttcaaagttggtGGAATCTTCAAGTCACCGTGCCAGAAGAATACATCTTGCTGTTCATTGTTCTTGGTGAATCTAACCGTATTATTGAGTGCAACAAAATTATCTTCGTTAAGGGTCTTCAAGTCCAAATCAGACTTACCTAGTTCATCAAATCCTTTTGCAACAGAGATTTCGTCTTTTGCGtttgttaatttttgaaagttttgaGCTGTAAATAGCCTGaaaaacttcttctttcccTCGAAATCGTATATACGGAAAAGCCTGAAATCCCCTGTATTTTGCTTCTGCTTATCTAGGCTTTCTAAGTAATATTCACTTGATTTTGTAAAAGCTCGCTGGAATTCTTTCCCTGTAATCCGATTAACGACATCCATGGTTGAAATTCCTTTAAGACCGGACTTGTCTGCAATGTCATATGTCTGATTCTGTAATGGAAAGAATCGATTTAGAAgaattctatttttttcagcattcTCACTATCTTCCATGACTAGACCTTGATTTTGTAATAAATCAGTCGCGTTGAAATTGTCTAATCCTTCGACGGAGTCCTCATCTTCCAGGCCTGCCTTGTTGTCTGATATAGAATCCTCGTCTGCACTATTACTGTCGTACTCAAAGGTGGGAGAGCCTTTAGAATCTGGAATGTCTTTCACGTATTTCACACATCTGATTTTTATAGCAGGGTTTTTTGGGGACACCACAAGCACTTTCTTTAAATACTCCTTTTCGTCCAACCATGCAATAGCAGCAATAAATGCTTTAGATAGTCTCTTCtctttatcaaatttaaGTTCACGCTTCAGGTCAATTATTTGGCGGATACCATTTTTGGATCTCTTTACTACTTCAACAATTGTCGCCAAGTGATCTCTGATGTTAATATAGGGATTATCATCGCCCTTGTCGTGATTGaactttttcagttttaaCAATTTCACTACATGACCCTTGTAAATCAATTGTGAACTGGTAAGCAAgtggtttatttttttgatacGGCCGGTCACACTTCTAGGATCTTGGCCAGTCACTTGGGCGAGATCCATCGTGTTGATCCCTTTTTCTCCTGCTTTGGCgacttcaagaagaagctcAAATGCTGAATTTCCAATAGttgattcctttttagTGTACCCAGTTAATAATGTCCATAAGCTATCCTCAGTGATTCCAACTGAGTACGACTGATCAGTATCGCTTATAATATCTTGCACATTTTTGGAAACCATAGCATTATCACAGTACACTTCGATGTcctttttcatcattatgCATGAGAGCACAAAGTGTTTAACCTTATCATCGGCTAAGTCAAAATGTTTACGAGCAATATCCCATAAGTGGTTTAATGTGATCCCTATGATGAATTATTGTTAGTAAAGGCTTTCTTGCACACAACGTGCTTCTCGAATGGGGGAAGCGATATAGCGGAGATGAGGAGTATACATACTTCCTTTGTTTGAAGCAATTTCGTCAGAGACTATTTTCACCAATTCGTCAGGATAAATCGACGAACCCATATTACCTGGGCTTTTGTTTGCTTCAATCAACAGTCTACCTCTTTTTGttctacaacaacaaaagttCCTTGTTATTAattgtatatttttaaCTTCGCGATTTGAAGCGCACTTCAATAATGTAAAGGAAAAAGCAACCGCAATTGTGCACCAAATGGGGGATTAGAAAACAGTTATTATAAGTGCTGTGAAGTTAATTATACAGCCTTTTACAAACGTAAAACTATGAGATGTTGAATATAATAGACCAGGCAGGACAAAATAGCCTAAAAAACAATGTCACATGACAAGTATTCAAAATATACTAATatctttttaatattttaatatatatatttgcgttataaataaattaatttgttatatttttatgtttgAGATTTCCgaacaataaaaatatattcttttcagaGATAATTATCAACGCGTCGAAAGAGTAAATTTATCCAGATTTTAGACTGCgagaaagaagaggaggagcCCTGAACATGTTTGATTCATGGTGTTAAGCTGCACTGTCTCGCCACATGCTCAAAACTGTCTCATTGGCAATATCGCTTAAGTTCTTCTACAAAATAGTGAAGAGgattaaaaaatattaaaacGGAAAAGCCAAGATAGCATTCGGTTCACCTGTACCATGTAGAATCCGGGCTGTAAGCTTGCAAGAAGGTATACAATGCTAACAAGTTTGGCTTTTTCTACTACATCAATTTGGTTTTTCCTTCGAGCTAATTTCTGTTTTTCGGGAATCTTgtattctgtttttttagtttttttttggaacatttttttcaaaatgtgcAAGAAGCCAGGACTTCATTTACAACTAAAGTGTATGTTTATGACAACAACTCTTAGTCCGTTAATAGCCCAACTAAACTACTCAGCACATACTGTATACTAGATACTCGATGCATCGAAAATCATCCAGAAGAACCAGTTCAAATATACGTATGGCTCCGTACCGAAAACAAGTTATCAGCAATGCACGTAATAAACCAGGGCTTCTatccaaaataaaaacttttttcactcaAATCGATCCAACCAAAGTAAATTCAGAAAGTAAAGTTACTAATGAAAGAGTCGGCAATAAGCTTTCTGGAAGAAGAGTCACCAGTATACCAGGAGGATATTTTCAACCAGACGCATTATCAGATTCTAGTTTCCACCGTTCTGAGGCAGCCACTACTCTGCAAGAGGGTAGAAGTTGCCTTGGAAATAAGGAGGAACTCTGTGATGAAACCGATGAATCCAACGTCTCTAACGCCAAACTCGCAAATTTCTTTAGTAGAAAAGGTAATGAACCTTTATCAGAGATTGAAATGGAAGGTGTGATGTCATTGTTACAAAGATCAAACAAATCAATGATTGCTCCCGAAAGAGAACAGAAATTATCGGAAAATAGTAATGTCGATCAATCGCtagttttgaaagaatcaGGAAGTACGCCAATCAACATATCTAATACACCGACTTTCAATCCAAAATATGATTCTTCAGCCGTTTCGAATGCCTCAATGAATACAACTTTAGGAAGCATTGgctcaagaaaatatagcTTTAACTATTCTAGTCTCCCTTCACCATACAAAACCACCGTTTATCGGTACAGCGCAGCAAAAAAGATGCCCGATACATGCACAGCAAATACATCTGTTCAAAGCATAGCATCKGTAAGATCAGCCAGAGCTGGCGTCTCAAAGCCAGCTCCtaccaagaaaataagTAACACTGCAGCAGCATTGGTTTCTCTACTAGACGAAAAAGATATTAAGAAGAATAACCCTGCTTCACAACTTGCCAATCCATACTCATCATACGTAAGCCAAATACGCAAACATAAGAAGGGGTCCTCAAATTTTGTAACAGGCCAAGAAAAGAGTCAAGAATCCTCAGTTAAAGCTTTATCATCTGAAAAGGCTCTTGAACAAAGTGAAGAATTAGTAAACCAATCTAACAATACCAAAATCGCACCACCTGCACCAAATAAGGACACATTTACTAAATATAAGCCTGCGAGATCTTCGTCCTTACGCTCAAACGTTGTAGTAGCCGAAACATCTCccgaaaagaaagaggCTGCCGCTAAAGCTCCATCTTCCACATTtagcttttctttcaatggtgcaaaaaaagaggaaccTTCTAATGGTGAGCAAAAAAGTGAGAATGCCCCACCTCCGCTAGCCAAAGAGTTCGTTTTTACCAAGTTACAGACAAACccattatttgaaaagccAAAAGCTGAAATGGCCAAGGTAGAGTCTTCTCCGATAGAACCAAACTTTTCAGTAACAcctcaaaaaaatgtatcGAATAGCTTCGTTTTCAACAGCGTTCAAAAGATGCCACCATTAAATTTTCCACAACAAAAAGGCGGCGAGCTTGAAACTACTCAGAGCACAATAGGGAAAGACATTTTAATGAAAGAACTGCAGGAATTTGATTTCAACGTTCCTGTGACGTCTAAATCACTAGGAAATGGTTCagttgatgaaaataaagTTGAGGCCTTTAAATCTCTTTATACTTTTTGATGAGAATTCCCTATATGCTATAATCACTATATAATCCAGCTCCATATGTAAGCTTGTGTAAAATACTATTTCAAGACGAATCGGTCAGTATGTagtttattttccttttttaggaaagaaagatatAACTGAAACAGCACTTGCAAACTATAAATACATAGTTAGatatataataatttaCGTCTCTTCAtaaaatcttttgtttaACGAAAAATTTACCCAAGTGTTTCATTTGCCAGCCGCAGGTAACTGTAAGGACAATCAATTGAATTACAATCCACCACATAGCACGAGAATTTACGGATTCTGACGCATCTCTGAAGGTAGCTTCACGATCTCTCATCAATTGCTGCTCTCTTCTGACTTCACTGATCTTGGAGTTCAAAACGTTAACTTTGGCATGCAAGATGTCAATAGTGGTTTTCCCCTTAGAgtctaatttttcatctgtACCAACTTGGAAATTAACTTCAATCTTGGTTTTAGCCTTAATCAACCAACCGCCAGCTTCGGGCTGGATGCAAACCTTATGTTCACCTGATTCTAGTGCAATGAAAGTGTAATCACCACTTGCCGAACCCTTTTGATGAACAACTAAATGGTCGTCGTCAAatgtttcttcaatatcgATTACGACACCGAAATCTTGCGCACCAGCATCTCTGTATCCCTTCAAGTCGTCGTCATATATTTGTGCTTTATATGTTCCTTGAAACAAGGTACCTCTCGATAATTCCTTATGGAAACATTTACGCTCAGCACCAGTGGTATAAAAATAGAACGCAGAAACTTGAGCTGGCAAGACTAGGCAGCAGGCAAAAATCTGCAATAGGGCAGTTAAAAGCATGGTTTCTTAGATGGATTGAGCGCTCTTAAACAATCTCTTTGAGAAGTAATGAGAGGACAAAACAGGATCTGTATGTACGTTTTTTTGCTgatgtgttttttttcccagCTTATTACGcgattgttttttttcacggtaaaggaagaaatcacGTACGAAAATATAGTACGTAGTATAGTAGGCAATGATCATACTGATTCTTCATTAATGCAGTAGCCGGTAAATCACAAGTGAGTTGTTCCACCTACGTAACGCTTTTGGCTACAATCTTTTGACTATGAATATCCTTTTACAGGATCCATTTGCTGTTCTTAAGGAACATCCTGAAAAGCTCACACATACAATTGAGAACCCTTTACGGACTGAATGTCTCCAGTACAGTCCTTGTGGTGACTACCTGGCCCTAGGTTGTGCCAATGGAGCACTTGTTATTTACGACATGGATACATTCCGGCCTATCTGTGTCCCAGGGAATATGCTGGGGGCACATGTGAGACCGATTACTTCTATCGCATGGTCTCCAGATGGCCGTTTTTTGCTTACAAGCTCCAGAGATTGGTTCATAAAACTTTGGGATCTTTCTCTACCAAGTAAGCCATTGAAGGAAATTAGCTTTGATTCTCCAATTTGGGGGTGCCAATGGCTGGACGCTAAGAACTGGCTCTGTGTTGCTACAGTATTTGAGGAATCAGACGCATATGTTATAGATTTTAGTAACGATCCGGTGGCAAGCCTTCTCAGTAAATCTGAGGAGACATCATTGAGCTCAACACCCGATCATGGATATGTTCTTGTATGCACTGTGCATACTAAACATCAAGATATCATTATTACTGGGACATCGAAAGGTTGGTTAAACTTCTATAAATTTCATTCTATCTCTCAATCGGAATGTATTCATTCTCTCAAAATCACGAGCTCGAATATCAAACACGTAATAATTTCGCAAGACGGTGGGAGATTGGCTATTAACTCTTCAGATAGAACAATAAGGCAGTATGAAATACATGTTAATAACGAAACCTCCACCGTAGAGCTAATTTTAGAGCACAAGTACCAGGATGTAATTAACAAGTTGCAGTGGAACTGTATCCTCTTCAGTAATAACTCAGCCGAATACTTAGTTGCTTCTACCCATGGTTCTTCTGCTCATGAACTATACATCTGGGAAACCACAAGCGGAACGTTAGTGAGAGTTTTAGAAGGTGTAGAAGAGGAGCTGATAGATATCACTTGGGACTTCTATAGCATGAGTATCGTGAGTAACGGTTTTGAATCTGGGAATGTGTATATGTGGTCCGTTGTTGTACCTCCAAAATGGAGCGCTTTAGCGCCagactttgaagaagtagAGGAAAATGTGGATTATTTGgagaaagaagatgagTTCGACGAAGTCGATGAAGCTGAGCAGCAGCAGGGGCTGGAAAAGGAGGAAGAAATAGTTATAGATCTTCGAACAAGAGAACAGTATGATGTCAGAGGTAATAATTTACTTGTGGAGCGGTTCACAATTCCCACCGATTATATACGGATCATAAAAATGCAGTCATCGTCAGGTTGATTTCAACTTGCCCCTTCAATATTAGTGAGCTTAAAGGTAGCCTATGCCATTGATCGGGCCTGTTTAAGTTACGATTCTCATTATTCGCGATTTTATTTGTTGCTCGTTATAGAGGTTATTACATGTTTTCGCTTTCTTTTAGTGTCACGAAAAGAGAAGATCGTGGCATGGCCATACTGATAGAAACAATATCGCGGATGGCATTTCATAATAGGCGTAGATAGTTCTAATTAACATGCTCCGTGTATTAGAAGTTAGAGCATGAAAGATGTTGAATACTTAGATGTAGTATCACACTATCATTaagttttctttcagaGTACCTGCTCACTTTTGCATAAATTCTCACGATAATGTTTCTTAGTCTAATTCCCtgttcttttaattttcgTATTCTATTTCAACATAGTTGATGATTGTATAATTAGCTATACGTCCATGGTGTTGTTGAGTCGGTCATTGTCTTTTGGTGGAATGGGGAATAGAAatctgaatttttttttcttacatttttatatgttACATAGACTAAATATTGCTTGGTTTATCCAATGCTCTTTAAGCCAACAAAGCCTTGGATAACTCGTCTGCCAAATAATCAGCTTCAGCCTTGTGATTCAAACTGTGTAGGTTGGCAACAGTATATCTGATTCTGCTTTGATCGTTGTATGTATCTTCGCGTGCTCTGATCCTAAAGTCATATTCGTTCATTTGGATGCTTTGGGTAATTTTCGTAAATTCATTGGGATCCTCCTCCTTCAAAGACATTAAACCATTAGCGTCAACTCCAAGCAATTGTTTAGCTTGGTCATCGAACAAAGTTAGCCATAGTTGGTTAGTTTCGTCAATGATTGAGATTGTCAATATGTACCTCCAATTAGGGCTTGCATTGTTGGTATCACATTTCTCACATCTCCAAGTACCATCAGGTTGTTCCAAGACTTTCTTGTTACAGTTTTCATTGGAACAGGCAGGATATGCAAAATTGTCGACCTTCAAGAAACTAATAGCAGCCTTAacactgaaaaaatcaccTTTTTCACTTCTTCCCAAGTTTTCGGCTTGAGCCCTAGCAATGTTTATACGTTGAGCAATAAATTTCGTTAAGCCAGCAGCTGATTGACCGCCCATCCCGGGTTCTTGCTTTAAAGTGATGAAGTTGGCATTACGTCCCTTAGAATCGTACCACCCCTTTAGAGCATACGCTTCAGGAATTTCTGGATTGGGAATTAAAGTACTTGAAAACCCCATAGATAAAGACTTTCCGCCAAAATCTGTTACTCGAACACCTTTGATGGCGGCAACAGAACCTTCGGGGAGGTTGAAGTCAAGGGCTTGCTGATTCCACAGACCGACTGAGATAGAAAACCCAGAATCGTCGACAATTGTGATATCGCGACgatcaaatttttttccagctcTGGAAGTTAGTTCGAAATGTGGGTTGATAGTTTGGATAATGCCCAGAACATCCACGTTGGAGTTTACCTCTTGGTTTTGGATAGCATCTaatttgatgaagttgaaatGGGTCTTTGGAACATTGCTTTCGTCAAAACATTCTTCGACGACGGTGTCTCTATCCAAATTGAGCTCATAAGGATGAGTCAAGTTGGTAAACTGAGGCTTAGCTGGTTGCAGCTTTGCCTTTGAAACGTAGTATACTTTGCCCTCTTGCAAAATTTCGTTAAACTTGGTAGCGAAGTCGTTGAAAGCAGTGGCTCTGATTTCCCCAGAGGTGTCTAGAAAATTGACATTGAACAATTTCCCATCACCTCTTTGATTGTGCCAGGTCTTGATTTCTCCCTTGTAGGAAACTCTTGCCTTGATCGTCCAAACGTTTTGGTATGGAGACAATTGTTCAATGGCAAAAATCGGTTTGGATTTTTGAGAGCCAGAGCTTTCGTTGGAGAACTTTTTGTCGTTAGCATTTAGGTTTGAGTTTGAATGGAGCATATCTGGAACTCCGGCATTGCCGGCGTTTGCTTGGTTAGCGGCATTGCCGTTATCGGTtatatcttcatccttTAAGGTTTCATTTGAATGCTCCGAGAAGTAATTATCTAAAAATGTACTGGCCTGGTTGACCATTTCTGCACGGGATTGGATTAgctcaaaatcatcaaccaaaagaacgtactttttcctttctctGACAATAGCAGGTTCAGCAACTATCACGCGAATCATATCGCCCCTTTGTAGCTCCATCGACTGGAATTTGGACGCGGCCTGGTTTCTCAAAAGAGCCTTCATGTGGTAGACACCGTCTGAAATCATGATCAGGTTCTTTCTGTTGCTATTGGCACCATCTGACTTCCTGGTATTGTAAACCTGGTAAACGCCACCGGTAGGATTATCGTACCTCTGCTTGTTGGTGAAGATGCTGTGGAAGTCTCCCTTCGAAAGTTGAATGCTGCTCATTTGTTGTAGATATATTTCTGTTTTGCTTGCTGCTTTCACGTCTGTGATAAGATGGAGAGTGACTAGCCGTTCTTCTGCTCGATGGTAAGAAGTGGAGGAAATAATGTTTGTTCAAATCTTGATTTATGTTAGTATTCACGCGTCTTTAATCGCTTCGCCCAAATTTGACGCGTGATTTTTTTCCGACCAAAGAGATGTCTCTACTATACAGTGAAGTAGAAgaaaggagaagaagaagtaacAGGGAACCTATCTGAATCGGGATCGACGCTGCCACATATGACTGAGGAAGATGTTAGACGCGTAGCGATCACTATATATGCGAAAAAATGTGCAGAAGCTGAGGAGGTGCTGATGTCACCGCTAGTATTCGACATGCATGATATCCAGCTTCTGCGGAAGTATGGTATATGTGGTGTGCTGTCTGGAACTTTGCCCACTGCTGCACAACAGAATGTGTTCTTGTCGGTGCCTCTGAGGCTCATGCTGGAAGACGTGCTGTGGCTTCACCAAAACAATCTCGCCGATGTGAAGATAATAAGACAAGGGGGCGATGAGATAATAGCAGGAATAACGCCAGAAAGGGGTGCCAAACTAGCCAAACTGGTGGAAGACCGCTTAACTAAGTCGTTCGATTATCAGACGAAGTTTAAGAAGGACCAACACATTgcaaaattaaagaaaatcggTATTATCAACGACGAGACTTCCGCAGAGGAACTACAGCGGTTGGACAAATCTAACAACAACGACCAGCTGATCGaatcttctttatttattgaCATTGCCGACAGTTCTTCTATCCTAAAGGACGATAGTATTGCTTTGAATAGCCTATCTTGTGATGATATTCGTAATTTGTTGTTTAAGCAATACGAGCGGTCAGAAAAGATGCAGACATACTTTTTGTACAAGGCATTGAGAGATCAAGGATACGTCTTGTCTCCAGGTGGTCGTTTTGGTGGGAAATTCATAGCATATCCTGGTGATCCCCTGCGTTTCCATTCGCATTTGACTATCCAAGAGGCGATCGATTATCGTAGCGAGCCGATCGACTTGATATCTATGATAAGCGGTGCAAGACTAGGCACTACTGTTAAGAAACTTTGGGTCATAGGGGGTGTTGAGGAAGAGACGGGAAGCACACATTTCTTCTCGGTGGAATGGGCAGGTTTCGGTtaaattgaaaaccaaCCATGCATTCCTCTTTTTCCGTTTCCTAGAGGAGCCTATATACtttcaaactttttttttcataaaaatCATGCATAACTATAGTACAATTTATAAAGTTACAACTATTTGACCTGTTAACAgtaaagtttttttcctaCTATACATTTGTTAACATTTAGTTCcgaaaataatatttaGATTTCTATaaacaagatgaaaaaaaataaatttctAAACAGCCTATATGTTGTAAATTCACTCAGTTATAGCAACAGTAACGTATGTTAAAAACCCTTTAGGTAGAATCGTCCGTATACTTTTCGCT is a genomic window containing:
- the TFC3 gene encoding transcription factor TFIIIC subunit TFC3, whose product is MGSSIYPDELVKIVSDEIASNKGRITLNHLWDIARKHFDLADDKVKHFVLSCIMMKKDIEVYCDNAMVSKNVQDIISDTDQSYSVGITEDSLWTLLTGYTKKESTIGNSAFELLLEVAKAGEKGINTMDLAQVTGQDPRSVTGRIKKINHLLTSSQLIYKGHVVKLLKLKKFNHDKGDDNPYINIRDHLATIVEVVKRSKNGIRQIIDLKRELKFDKEKRLSKAFIAAIAWLDEKEYLKKVLVVSPKNPAIKIRCVKYVKDIPDSKGSPTFEYDSNSADEDSISDNKAGLEDEDSVEGLDNFNATDLLQNQGLVMEDSENAEKNRILLNRFFPLQNQTYDIADKSGLKGISTMDVVNRITGKEFQRAFTKSSEYYLESLDKQKQNTGDFRLFRIYDFEGKKKFFRLFTAQNFQKLTNAKDEISVAKGFDELGKSDLDLKTLNEDNFVALNNTVRFTKNNEQQDVFFWHGDLKIPPTLKKIPNKNKRKRQVKENTNNAVAENSNKVSAPKRIKIEQHLGTKHDVTGTEDDSSSNRKGFIKGKVVNFGGFSAGSLRSLQRQRAILKVMDAIGGVAYLREQFYEGVSKYMGSPTTLDKKTVRGDVDLMVENNKLGARTEPISGRRIIFLPSIGEDVIQSYILREKDSKKATFTDVIHDTDIYFFDQTEKNRFHRGKKSVERIRKFQNRQKNAKSNVINEAAAPKRGTLAIASDDNRKSKDRKLSARKTPLVTVTNKVIKTIYHAGTKEGVQALIRAVVITKSIKNEIGWDEITKLFPNNSLDNLKKKWTARRVRMGHSGWRAYVDKWKKMLVIAIKGEKILLKDVEELDLSKLLGVWDSFDEKEVKRSLYLYKSYEENRKKFTLIRDDISVHSNNDLAMSSMIQREISSLKKTYTITVSDFGPEDTTKIRSDDYIRTVIRSILIDNSSTARNEIEVLKDVEKESIDNVIMDMAKEKQVYLHGSRLECTNTLPEVLESKGNYKDFEVALKYRTKFNELLEAGNGIVIDQEPSDISSWILIDLISNDLLNIDIIPMIRNVRPLTYTSRRFEIRTLTPTLITYAKSQAKLNTPKKSIVKIPLGKPFSRLWVDGSGAIRPKIWKQVVTMVVNEVKFHPGITLNRLQVKCRDVLSLDEISEICDWLSKRQVLMNMKYGGFWVDHSWYSIF
- the NUP60 gene encoding FG-nucleoporin NUP60 — translated: MHRKSSRRTSSNIRMAPYRKQVISNARNKPGLLSKIKTFFTQIDPTKVNSESKVTNERVGNKLSGRRVTSIPGGYFQPDALSDSSFHRSEAATTLQEGRSCLGNKEELCDETDESNVSNAKLANFFSRKGNEPLSEIEMEGVMSLLQRSNKSMIAPEREQKLSENSNVDQSLVLKESGSTPINISNTPTFNPKYDSSAVSNASMNTTLGSIGSRKYSFNYSSLPSPYKTTVYRYSAAKKMPDTCTANTSVQSIASVRSARAGVSKPAPTKKISNTAAALVSLLDEKDIKKNNPASQLANPYSSYVSQIRKHKKGSSNFVTGQEKSQESSVKALSSEKALEQSEELVNQSNNTKIAPPAPNKDTFTKYKPARSSSLRSNVVVAETSPEKKEAAAKAPSSTFSFSFNGAKKEEPSNGEQKSENAPPPLAKEFVFTKLQTNPLFEKPKAEMAKVESSPIEPNFSVTPQKNVSNSFVFNSVQKMPPLNFPQQKGGELETTQSTIGKDILMKELQEFDFNVPVTSKSLGNGSVDENKVEAFKSLYTF
- the ERP1 gene encoding Erp1p — encoded protein: MLLTALLQIFACCLVLPAQVSAFYFYTTGAERKCFHKELSRGTLFQGTYKAQIYDDDLKGYRDAGAQDFGVVIDIEETFDDDHLVVHQKGSASGDYTFIALESGEHKVCIQPEAGGWLIKAKTKIEVNFQVGTDEKLDSKGKTTIDILHAKVNVLNSKISEVRREQQLMRDREATFRDASESVNSRAMWWIVIQLIVLTVTCGWQMKHLGKFFVKQKIL
- the SWD1 gene encoding COMPASS subunit protein SWD1 is translated as MNILLQDPFAVLKEHPEKLTHTIENPLRTECLQYSPCGDYLALGCANGALVIYDMDTFRPICVPGNMLGAHVRPITSIAWSPDGRFLLTSSRDWFIKLWDLSLPSKPLKEISFDSPIWGCQWLDAKNWLCVATVFEESDAYVIDFSNDPVASLLSKSEETSLSSTPDHGYVLVCTVHTKHQDIIITGTSKGWLNFYKFHSISQSECIHSLKITSSNIKHVIISQDGGRLAINSSDRTIRQYEIHVNNETSTVELILEHKYQDVINKLQWNCILFSNNSAEYLVASTHGSSAHELYIWETTSGTLVRVLEGVEEELIDITWDFYSMSIVSNGFESGNVYMWSVVVPPKWSALAPDFEEVEENVDYLEKEDEFDEVDEAEQQQGLEKEEEIVIDLRTREQYDVRGNNLLVERFTIPTDYIRIIKMQSSSG
- the RFA1 gene encoding replication factor A subunit protein RFA1 — its product is MSSIQLSKGDFHSIFTNKQRYDNPTGGVYQVYNTRKSDGANSNRKNLIMISDGVYHMKALLRNQAASKFQSMELQRGDMIRVIVAEPAIVRERKKYVLLVDDFELIQSRAEMVNQASTFLDNYFSEHSNETLKDEDITDNGNAANQANAGNAGVPDMLHSNSNLNANDKKFSNESSGSQKSKPIFAIEQLSPYQNVWTIKARVSYKGEIKTWHNQRGDGKLFNVNFLDTSGEIRATAFNDFATKFNEILQEGKVYYVSKAKLQPAKPQFTNLTHPYELNLDRDTVVEECFDESNVPKTHFNFIKLDAIQNQEVNSNVDVLGIIQTINPHFELTSRAGKKFDRRDITIVDDSGFSISVGLWNQQALDFNLPEGSVAAIKGVRVTDFGGKSLSMGFSSTLIPNPEIPEAYALKGWYDSKGRNANFITLKQEPGMGGQSAAGLTKFIAQRINIARAQAENLGRSEKGDFFSVKAAISFLKVDNFAYPACSNENCNKKVLEQPDGTWRCEKCDTNNASPNWRYILTISIIDETNQLWLTLFDDQAKQLLGVDANGLMSLKEEDPNEFTKITQSIQMNEYDFRIRAREDTYNDQSRIRYTVANLHSLNHKAEADYLADELSKALLA
- the SEN34 gene encoding tRNA splicing endonuclease subunit SEN34, translating into MTEEDVRRVAITIYAKKCAEAEEVLMSPLVFDMHDIQLLRKYGICGVLSGTLPTAAQQNVFLSVPLRLMLEDVLWLHQNNLADVKIIRQGGDEIIAGITPERGAKLAKLVEDRLTKSFDYQTKFKKDQHIAKLKKIGIINDETSAEELQRLDKSNNNDQLIESSLFIDIADSSSILKDDSIALNSLSCDDIRNLLFKQYERSEKMQTYFLYKALRDQGYVLSPGGRFGGKFIAYPGDPLRFHSHLTIQEAIDYRSEPIDLISMISGARLGTTVKKLWVIGGVEEETGSTHFFSVEWAGFG